The sequence below is a genomic window from Anaerocolumna chitinilytica.
TATGCGTTGTCTACAAAAATTAAGATGGTGTTGGCAACAACAATATCAGCATTGGGACCAGTCTTACTTCCAAGAATAGTGTATTGTATAAATAATGGTCAACGAGAAAAATTCAAATCCTATATAGAGAAATCATTACATTTTGTAACTTTGATAGCAATTCCAGTTACAATATACTTTGTTGTGATGGCACCTACCGTGGTTGACATACTTGGTGGAGAGGCATACATATCAGCTACCCTATGTATGCAAATTATAACTATTACAATTATTCCTTTAGGTATAGGGAATGTTGCATGTTCACAGATTTTAACACCTATGGGAAAAGAAAAATATACGATGTATTCTACCGTTTGTGGGGCAATTATAAATTTTGCACTTAATATAGTATTAATCCCTCGATTTGGTGCTGCAGGAGCCGCAATAGCTACAGTTTTTGCTGAAGCTATTATTGCATGTATCCAAATATATTATGTGAGAAGTGAAGTCAGAACTATCATTTTGCATTTGCCGTATATGAAGTTTTTAACGGCAAATGCTACTGGGATTGTGTGCTTGATTTTGTTTACTAAATATGTTTCGATTGGTAATTCATTGGTTGAGATGGTTGTAACATGTTGTTTGTTCTTTGGAATATATATGACCGTGATGATTACTCTGGGTGATGAATTACTTCAAAAATATATAATACAATTGTTTTACAAAAAATAAGAAAGTAAACTACGCATATATTCTTAACTAGAAGAAATATATATGGGTTAGGAGTGCTATAAATTTTCATAATGTATATCAGGGGATTATCCACTGACTTATTCAAAGGATAAGTCAATTGTAACGATAATCGTAGTTGTAATGAACTGTAATTCGCTGTTTCAAGGCTTCATGAATCAGTTTTTTGAAATAATATTCAGATATAGCTCTCCGGCAAGGACTATTGCAAAGCAGTTAAGGGAATCGAATTACGACTATTGTTGATGAAAAAGCCATCAGGCCTTTGCTATATCGGAGAACTAGATGTGGAAAGCCTCTGAAATGTTTAAAAACAATAAACAATTAAACTATCACAAGGTCAGACACAAGCCTATACATTAAAATATGAAGGAAATTTCCCCCATGTCATTCGGAAAGTCGCTAGAAGGCTAACTTCTGGAAGCATAGCAGTCATTTGAATTTAGTGAGTTTATACTATTACACAATACCAATTGATTATTAACTAATTAGTTCTATTGGTTTAAGTTAATAAGCAATATTTTTTATAGTTGAAATGTTATTATTGAGTAGTAAATTATTAATAACGGAACCCATTTGTTTAAGTGATTTTAAGGAGGATAATGAGATGAAATTATTTATTGGTAGTTCGAAGGAAGCTACAGAGGTAATGGATGATATTGCATTATATCTTGAAGATTTATGTTGTGAAGTAATCAAATGGGATGCTCCGACTACGTTTAAACCTGGTGAATATACTCTTGAAGCCCTATGTAGGATTAATGAACAGGTTGATGCAGCAATTTTTATACTTACTGCCGACGATAGAGTATGGTATAGAGGCCAAGATACAATTCAGCCGAGAGATAACGTATTATTTGAATTTGGATTATTCTGTGGGAAACATGGAATTAAAAAAACGATAATAATTAAGAAGGGAGAAATAAAAATTGCTTCGGACTTTAATGGAATAACACTAATTGATTATTCAAAAAGGCTAAGGGCTCAACGAGAGATTAAGGATTGGTATGAATCCCTGATGAATAATGTAATGATGTGGATTGAGGGCACTTGGGATTTGTTTTATTACCATAATACCGATGACACAAATCCTGATGGGGTAGCCGTAATTTATAATGAGAAGCAAAACTTTAAAATGAAAGTAAATTTAAAACAATCAAAAAATGGAAAAGAATTGAGTTACCTTTTTGAATATAACGGATTTTATTATAATAATGAGATTATTGCTGTATATAAAACATTACCCGAACAATGGCCAGCAATGTGTGGAACAGTGGTAATCAGTATGAGTGGCAACAGGAAAATACTGGTGGGTGGCTCCCTTTATGTTAATCATTTCTCGAAATTGGTTAATGATAAATTTATAATGAAACGCCGTAATGATTAAACTTATGGTACTATAATATTTTATGAAAGTAAGTTAAATGGCCCTCAAAATTATCAGTTGTATGTGAATGGGGTAACAAAGTACTTCCTACCAATAAGTAGACCATTTCTTACTCTTCTTGAATGTTGTGTTTTTGCTCTGTATAATGTCACAATTATGTGGAAAAAGTTCCAGATGACTTCTCTTGCCGTATTTATGTTCTCTGATACATGGTTTTATATATAGAAAGACCATCATTCTTTAGTTAGGAATGCACATTAAAAGTGGAAAGAAAAATAGTCCTTGAGATATAAATATTATTTAATAGGTACAGATTCCATCTATAAGCAGTAACCAAGTCACCGGTAGTCAGTCCTGCCTTACAACCTTACCTCACACCCTAACCTCATAATACCTCATCTCCGAAACCGCCCTAAACCCGCAACCCGTATAGATACTAAGTGCCCTGTCATTCTTAGCCTCAACATCAAGTGCAGCCACAGGCATCCCCTGATCAAATATAATCCGAAGTGCTTCCCTTAAAGCTACCTTCCCATAACCCTTTCCTCTATACTCAGGAAGAATACCAAATCCATATATAAAGCCTTCCGTTTCTGAGAAATCAATACGTATCTTACCAACACATTCTCCTGTTAGTTCAATGAGATAAGTATTAACCAAAAGAGTAGGGTCTTCACTGCGTGCACCATCTGCGGCAGTTTCCTCCTCTTCCTGTTCCACCTCATCCGCATACAATATTCTATCCAGGCGGTGAATCAAAGCCACATCCTCAGTAGCCGCCTCACGTAAGGTAACTTGCGAAACATCTGCATTGCTGCCAGTTGAGACATATTCTGAAACTGGTAGTATCATCCTATGCTCTGAGAAGGCATAGTCCCCTCCAACCGATTCGATAAAGCGAATACCGGATTCTGATTTCCCGTCTGTTAGCAGCAGGAGCTTATCTTTCCCGAAGCGTTTACATTCTGCCAGAGCATGGTCATAGAGTCCATGAAAGAGACCTATACCTCTGTAATCCGGATGTGTCATACCATTTAGTTCATAGATATTGCCCCCAAAGCTGCAGATACCAAGGTAGGAGACCGGCTTCTCATCAGAATAATACAAATATTCTTTCATACAGCATGGATTTGTATTGGCAGTATTCTTATTATCTAAGAGATTCTTCTTATAGTCCAATTCTAATTTTAGGTTGATACCTTCCTTTTTAACAACGCCTTCCAGTGCAGCAAGCTCTGCACAATCCTTTTCCGTCAGATATTCCTTCATAAGTATATAACCGTTCTTCATATTATCGTTCACTCTTACACTCCTAACCAGACAAGCCATAACCTTGCCTTGTAATTTCTTTACATACAATTATATACCTTTCCACCTCTTCGTCAAAGGCTAGAATAATTATAGTAGAACTACCCTACGCTTAAATGCAGAAACAGAGGGTATCCCAAAGTCCATGCAGACTCTGGAACACCCTCTGATCTTCTTAAGTTTTAGTATATAAGGAAGGGTTAATACCTGGAATTTTATAGAACACGAGTTGTATTCTAACAGTAGGAGGTACCAGGAATATTGAACCCAACTTAAGATTTCGCTTTTTCCAATTACTATTATAATCGTAAAGTGCAATATTTTCACTATGTGACAATAAGTGTGACAAGATTTTTGATATTTTCGTCACAATTTTTTTTCTGACGTTTTCTTTGACTTCCTATTAGGTAGTTGCTATAATGTTCTCAAAAATGTGCATATATAGCATAAAATGGGAGAACAATGTATGGGCGGTAATATTATGGAGAGAAATGAACGGGAAGCCAATAGGCTTGCAGCACAGATTACACTGATTACGATTTTGTTTCTTGCGTTGGTTTATGTTCTGAATGTATTAAGAATTTTTATTGCACCCCAAGGCCCCATGACAGTGGCGATGGGAACGGCAGCCCTTCTGATGCTGGTACCGACTTTTCTGGTGCGGGTATTAAAGCGTAATGATGTTTATGTGAAGTATGTAATTGTAGCTTGCTGTATTCTGATGGTCGCAGTGCTTTCCCTGCTTCTCTCCTGGCATGTTGTACTATTGTTCGTCTATCCCATTGCAATTGCAAGTTTGTATTTCTCCAGACCTTTAAGCTGGTTTGCGGTAATTGTTTCGCTGCTGCTTTTTTCTGGCAGCCAGGTGGGGGCTTTGTATGCAGGAGGAGTAAGTGACCATAATTTGACCGGGCTTTATGAAGTAGTCCTTTATGGTGTTGCACCAAGAAGTATTGAGCTGTTAGCTCTGGCTACCATCTTTATTAATCTGTCCGGCAGGACCAAAGGTCTCCTTACCAGTATGGTAAGTGCTACGGACCAGCAGAAAGCCCTGGAGCAGATTGTTGCACTGACCGATAAATCCCATGAGGTGACGAATACCCTGAACAGTTCTGTAAAGGAATTATCAGAGGTTACCGGTCATGCGATTATGAATAATGAACAGATTAAGGATATGGCAAAGAATATTGTGGATGATTCCAGACAGACCATTCATTATGTGAAGGAGACCGGCTCTGTTATGGCAGCAGTGGCAACGGACTTACGGACAATAGCGGACAATAACCAGAAGATCTCCAGCGTCTCCAGAGAAGCCAAAGGTCTGACGGAAGAAAACACCCTTAATATGAAAGCAGCTGCTAAGAGTATTCAAAGTATTCATGAGGCTACCACAAAGAGCCGTGATATTATTCTAAGACTTGGTGAACAATCCAATGAGATCGGAGATATTGCCCAGATTATTAAAAATATTGCTGCCAATACCAATCTTCTCTCCTTGAATGCTTCCATTGAATCAGCACGGGCAGGGGAACAGGGCAAAGGCTTTGCAGTAGTTGCTTCGGAAATCAGAGGCCTTGCAGAGCAGTCCCAGCAAGCAGCCGATAATATCGCACTTCTTATTCAAAAGGTAGTAGGTGATACCATGGAAGCCGTGAAATCCATGGATTACAATGCAAAGCTTGTTGAGAATGGATTAGAGTTGGTTATTAAAGCAAATCAATCCTCAAATGATGTTACTGCTTCCATTGAGAAGATGAATGAAATGGCGGTTGGTATTGCGGATCTGTCAGAAACCGTAGCCGGCAGCGGTGATAGAATTCATAGAGCAGTAGAGGGTATTAATAAACACACGGTAGAAAGTATGGACCGTTTAGAAGGAATCTTAAAGGCTTCAGAAGAACAAATGGTATCTATGAGAGAAGTTGCTGCCGGTGTGGAGGTTATTGATATGACCTCGGAAGAGCTTCTTTCGGTGGTAACAAAGAGCAGAAAATAATGTGAATAAGCAGGTGACAATGATGGATAGAAGAAAAGAATTAAAAAGTCAGTATAAAGATTTAAAACCGGATATGGGGATGTACCTGATTCGCTGTGAGGAAACGAAAAAGTATCACTTGGAGACCACCAAGAACCTAAAAGGACATATGAACGGGGCTGCCTTTAAGCTTGAGACCGGGAACCACCCTGTCAGAGAACTTCAGAAGGAATGGAAAGCCCTCGGAAAAGACAAGTTCTCTGTTGAAATTGCAGAGCATCTGGAATACAAAGAGGATGCAGAGGATAGTTATTATGATCAGGAATTGTTACTGATGAAGATGCTGTGGGAAGAAAAACTGAAGGAAGAGGGACTGACGGCCTACAGCAAATAGCTTGCTTTCGCAGCTGTTATTGATTTATAATAGCTATGTTTATATGAGTAATCAAACCAAAGGAGTACTACATCAATGGATATTATCAAGCAGCTAGCCAGTGAGCTTGCCATACGCAATGATCAGGTAGAAGCCACTGTGAAATTAATAGATGAAGGAAACACAATTCCCTTTATCGCCAGATACCGCAAAGAGGTTACCGGCTCTTTAAATGATGAAGTATTGCGTAATCTCCATGAGCGTCTGCTATACCTGCGTAATCTTGAAGAAAAGAAAGCAAGTGTTTTAGCAAGTATTGAAGAGCAGGGAAAGTTAACAGAGGAGCTGAAGGCTCAGATTCTTGCCGCCGCTACTCTTGTAGTGGTAGAAGATCTTTACCGCCCTTACCGTCCGAAGAGAAGGACCAGAGCAACCATTGCCAAGGAAAAAGGTCTTGAACCCTTAGCGAATATTATACTCCTTCAGATGACGGACAAACCCATCGAAAAAGAAGCGGAAAACTTTCTGGATCCAGAAAGGGAAGTTAATACAATAGAAGAAGCCATAGCAGGAGCGATGGATATCATCGCTGAAAATATTTCCGATGAAGCAGATTACCGTATTCATATCCGTAAAGTTACTTTTGAGGAAGGGGCTATTATCTCTGTTGCAAAGGATGAGAAGCAGGAAAGTGTTTATGAGATGTACTACAGCTTTGATGAGAAGCTGACTAAGCTTGCCGGACACAGGGTACTTGCCCTGAACCGCGGAGAAAATGAAAAATTCCTTACCGTTAAGCTACAAGCACCGGAGGATAAGATATTGCTTTATCTTGAGACAAAAGTGATTGTCAGAGATAATCCACATACCACAGAGATACTGAAGAAGGTGGTTGCAGACAGCTACAGCCGTCTGATTGCACCTGCAATCGAACGTGAAATCCGGAATGACCTGACGGAAAAGGCAGAAGACGGAGCCATCAAGGTATTCGGTAAGAACTTAGAACAGCTCTTAATGCAGCCTCCTATTGTGGGACAGGTGGTCCTTGGCTGGGACCCGGCTTTTCGTACCGGCTGTAAGCTTGCGGTGGTAGATGCTACGGGAAAGGCACTGGATACGGTAGTGGTATATCCCACAGCCCCTCAGAATAAGGTGGAGGAAGCGAAAGCTACCGTTAAGAAATTAATTCAGAAGTATGGAATTACTCTGATATCTGTAGGAAACGGTACCGCTTCCAGGGAATCCGAGCTGATTATAGCGGATATGTTAAAGGAATACCACGGAAAAGTACAATACATTATTGTGAATGAGGCAGGTGCTTCCGTATATTCTGCCAGTAAGTTAGCTACGGAAGAATTCCCGAACTTTGACGTAGGACAAAGAAGTGCGGTATCTATAGCAAGAAGGCTTCAGGACCCTCTGGCAGAACTTGTTAAGATTGATCCGAAAGCAATCGGAGTAGGACAATACCAGCATGATATGAACCAAAAGAAGCTCTCAGATGCTTTAACAGGAGTGGTAGAAGATTGCGTAAATAAAGTCGGAGTAGACCTAAACACCGCCTCTGCCTCCCTCTTAGAATATATCTCCGGTATCACAAAGACCATTGCGAAAAATATCGTCTCCCACAGAGAAGAGAATGGTCCCTTTACAGACCGTAAGCAATTGCTTAAAGTTGCTAAGTTAGGTCCGAAAGCTTATGAGCAGTGTGCCGGTTTCCTTCGTATCCTGGAGGGGAATAATCCGTTGGATAGTACCAGCGTGCATCCGGAATCCTATGAAGCTGCCAATAAACTGCTGGAGAAGTTAAACTTCGCAGCTTCCGATATCCGTGGAGGGAAGCTATCCGGCCTGTCCAAAATGGTAAAGGATAAGAAAGCCATGGCAGCAGAACTATCCGTAGGAGAGATTACCTTAATCGATATTATCAAGGAGCTTGAAAAGCCCGGCAGAGATCCCAGGGAGGAGATGCCAAAGCCTATCTTAAGAACAGATGTCCTTGAGATGAAGGACCTGACAGAAGGTATGATATTAAAAGGCACGGTGCGCAATGTAATTGACTTTGGAGCCTTTGTCGATATCGGCGTTCATCAGGACGGCCTTGTGCATATCTCAGAGCTTAACAGTAAGAAATTTATTAAGCATCCCCTGGAGGTAGTCAGCGTCGGAGATATTGTGGATGTGAAGGTTATGAAAGTAGACTTAGGAAAGAAGCGTATACAGCTTACCATGAAACTTTAAGATAAGCCTTCACAAGAAACACAGGCAGAATAACTAATAAAAGGTAAGTAAAAGCCAAGATAATAAGTTTTATAGCATACATCAACAAAATAAGCAGCAGCCCTGTTATTTGAAAGACTTTATAAGTCGGAAAAGTAACAGGGCTGCTTTTCTTTGTCACCATCAAATGACAGAAAGGGCTGAAATTCAGAAAGGAAAAGAGGTTGCTGTAAAATGCCTGTTCTTGTGAAACTTTATTGGAAAATACTGCGATGAAAAGATAGAGGGAAATCAACTTTCCAACTTGTGCTATGAAAAAGTGTGTTTTATAATCTTAGGAGCTGGTAAATATTTACTTATTTTATAGGAAGCGAAAGAGAGGAGGAGATCTATTGAAAAGGCTAAAAAATCTAATAATACCTATTCTATGTGTTCTGGCATTGCTGATCTTTGCGGGAGAGCCCTTAAGAGAAGCGAATGCAAAAAGTCTGAGTCAAACAGTCGAAACTGTTAGCACGAATAAAAGTCTGAATGGAAGGCTGAACCAACAGGAAAGCAATATCTTAAATACACTGACTGAAAATATTCGTTTTGTTGGAATGCCGGGGAAGGAGGATCTAGGCGAAGGGAAATCGGAGTATGAGAGTTTTTTAGTTCAATACCTTGGCATGAATCAGGTGAACTTGAGCGCGAATACCTTGGAACAGGTGGATTCCAGGATGAAGGAAGTGAATTATCTGCTTCAGATGGAAAAGAAAACAAAGGTAAGCGAACTCTCTACAGACAGTAAAGAGATCGCCATAGGTCTTACCAAAGATATCTTTTCTGTATGCGGCCTGGCAGCAGGCTTTAATCCGGCGGGAGAATTAATCAGCTTATCCGATAAATCCGGGAACCTAACTCTGGCAGATGAGGGTTCCTATAAAAAGAATATTAACTCCGGAATATTACTATTGGTGATTGCAATTGTGGGAATCCTTCAGGTAGTCTGCTATATCCTGTCGAGAAAATCACGAATTATGATAAAGGATGTGAAATACAATGGCTTTCATAAAGAAGAATATGCCCGGTAGGTACCTGTTATTAGTGGATTGTATCTGTATTGTAATATCCTATGTACTGGCAGCCTGTATCCGTTACAGTATGGTAACCAGATATTGGTACTATAATACTTTCGATTGGGCACTAATTTTTACGATTCTTCTTTACAGCGGAATTTTTATTGCTGTAAATCCCTATAAAGGATTTTCCAAGAGAGGTTTTTTTGATGAACTGGCCAATGTCTGTAAATTAAATCTGGCCCTGTCTTTATCCATTACCGCATTTTTGTTTTTAACCCAGGAGGGAGCAGCCTTTTCCAGGTTGTTTTTTCTTCTGTTTATTCTGCTGAATGTGCTGATTACTTATACTTCCCGCCTGTATTTTAAATGGTTGCTTTTAGGTGTGTATAAAAAGAGCATGTCAAACAGTAAGATTATGATTGTCACAACCTCCGTCCAGGCGACAGATATGTTAAGCCGTATTAACAGTGAGAATACCTGGGAGTATGTGGTTACTTATCTGACAATTGTGGATACGGATATGGTGGGAAAGCGGGTTCACGGAGTGCCGGTTAAGGCCAATGAAAGCAATATGTTTGAAGTCGCAAGGAAAGAAGTTCTGGATGGAGTGCTTATTCATCTTCCAAGTGATTATGCAGAAACCGTCAACCTGGAAGATATTATTGAACAGTTTCAGAACATGGGCGTTGATGTAAGTCTAAGCATACATACCTTTGGTCTTAGACTTTCCGAGCAGACAATACAGAATATGAGCGGATATCATGTATTGACCTTTAGCAATAAGGTCTTTAATGAATACCATTTACATATTAAAAGAATTATGGATATTTTAGGCGGCCTGGTTGGCTGTATCTTAACTCTTCTTCTGGGAATTTTCATTGCACCTGCTATAGTGCTTGAGTCACCGGGGCCGGTATTGTTCTCCCAGACACGGGTTGGTAAGAACGGAAGAAGATTCAAAATATATAAGTTCCGTTCCATGTGTGCAGAGGCCGAAGAGAAAAAGGCCGGACTTTTAGCACAGAATGAAGTTTCAGGTCAGATGTTTAAGATAACCAATGATCCCCGCGTAACAAAAGTGGGAAATTTTCTTAGAAAAACCAGTCTTGATGAGTTCCCCCAGTTCTTTAATGTATTAAAAGGGGACATGAGCCTGGTGGGAACAAGACCCCCTACGGAGGAAGAATTTCTCCATTATGAAGGGAGGCATAAAAGAAGACTTGCTCTAAACTGCGGGCTGACCGGGCTGTGGCAGGTAAGCGGCAGAAGTGATATCAGGGATTTTGAGGATGTCGTGAATCTGGATTTAAAATATATAGATAACTGGTCTCTTCGTATGGATATAAAGATAATTCTAAAGACCATCTATGTGGTACTATTCGCAAGAGGATCAAGATAGCAGGAGGAAATAGCTTGGAAAGGCTTATAGACATTCACTGCCACATACTTCCGGCAGTGGATAACGGGTCTGTCAGTATGGACCAGACAAGAAGGATGTTAACCAATGCACATGAAGAAGGTATTACATATATTATAGCAACTCCACATTACGGTGCGGGCTGTATCAACTCCCGAAGTTCGGAGCTTGAGGAGAAGCTGCACCAGGTTCAAAAGGCAGCCAAAGAGATTGATTCAGAATTTCAGGTGGAGCTTGGCAATGAAATATTTTACAGCCAGGATATTGCACAGCATCTGCGCAAGGGAATGGCCAGGACTTTAGCCGGAACCAGGTATTGCCTGGTTAAATTTTTAGAGGATGAGGAGTATTCCTTTATGAAGTCGGGGCTTCATAGTCTCTTAATTCAAGGGTATTATCCCGTACTGGCACAGGTGGAGAGCTATCGCTGCCTGTACGAGAATTATGATAATATCGCAGCTCTGATCAATCTTGGAGTGTATATGCAGATGAATAGCAGGAGCTTAACCGGGAGTGTACTTAATCCCAATGTCAGATTTGCAAGGCGGCTGATGGAGTATGATATGGTTCACCTGCTGGGTACAGGTTACAGCTCAGATGCACAAAAGTCGCCGGGATTAAAAGGGGGACTTTCCTTTATAAGCCGGTACTATGGGGAAGAAAGGAAGAATAACCTTCTTGAGAATACCGGAAAGCTGCTATTAAATGAGAAGATTGAACGACAGTTATTTCGCTATGTTTAATATTCCTGCAGTAAATTATTTTTACAGTAGATTCAGAAAGCGAGGACATTCATGGAACTGGAAAAAACAGAAGAGATTGAAATTAATGTCAAGGAAATAATCTATGCGTTGTTAGATAAAATCTGGATACTATTTTACGCTGCGATTATTTGTGCACTGCTTGGAGGCATAGCAACGAAATTACTGGAAACACCGGTTTATTCCTCCACTACAAAACTATATGTTATTAACCGTCAGGATCCGGATAAGACCATAACCAGCACGGATTTATCAGCCGGAAGCTTGCTGATAAAGGATTTTGAGATACTGGTTACCAGCAGGCCGATCTTAGAAAAAGTGATACATGATTTAAACCTTTCGGTCAGCCAGGAGGAGCTGATAAGTGAAATATCCATTAACATACCGGAAGAAACGAGAATTCTTGAGATAACAGTTAAGAACAAGGATCCGTTTATGGCGAAGAAACTGGCGGATAAGCTGGCTGATGTTTCTGCAGAGCAGATGATAAGTGTAATGGATATTGAGAAAGTGAATGTTGTTGAGAGAGGACGAATTCCAACCTCTCCAACTGATAACAAGTTTAAAAAGAACACCATGTATGGAGGAATCTTAGGGCTTGGAGCAGCGATGGCGTTAATTATCTTCCTGTATCTTAGCAATGATCATATAAAGACAAATGAAGATATTGAGCGGTTCTTAGGATTAGTTCCACTGGCAGAGATTCCGCTGGAAGAGGATATCCTGAATACCAGAAGAGTAAGAGCACAATTAAAGCGGGCATATAAAAAAGGTTACAAAGGAGGACTTAAAAATGCAGTCAGTTAATATTGAGCTGGAAGCAAGCCTGGATTTTAGAAGCTATGAAGCCTATAACACCTTAAGAACGAATATCCAGTTCTGCGGTAAAGACATTCAGACCATCTGTATCACCAGCTGTACACCGGGAGAAGGAAAATCCACCGTATCGGTTCGTCTGGCGGCTTCTCTTGCAGAAACCGGAAAAAAAGTCTTGTTTATTGATGCAGATTTAAGGAAGTCGGTATTGATAAAAAGGCTGAAAATAAATCAGTCCGTGCTAGGTTTATCCCAATTTCTGTCTGGGATGAATACCTCGGAAGAGATAACCTATGGAACCAATATTACGGGACTTGATATTATTTTTACCGGGCCCATGCCGCCCAATCCTTCCGATTTGCTGAGTAATAAATATTTTAAGGAATTGCTTCAAAGAGAGCGGGAAGTTTATGACTATATCATCATCGACACACCGCCTTTAGGGCTGGTAATTGACGGTGCCAACGTAGCAGAGAGCTGTGATGGTGCGGTGGTGGTAATACAGGCCGATGCCAATAGTTATAAATTTGTTCAGAAAATAATGAAACAATTAGAAAAGAGCAACTGCCGTGTGTTAGGGGCTGTGCTGAACAAAGTAGAGACCAAGCACCAGGCAAGATATTATGG
It includes:
- a CDS encoding CpsD/CapB family tyrosine-protein kinase, whose translation is MQSVNIELEASLDFRSYEAYNTLRTNIQFCGKDIQTICITSCTPGEGKSTVSVRLAASLAETGKKVLFIDADLRKSVLIKRLKINQSVLGLSQFLSGMNTSEEITYGTNITGLDIIFTGPMPPNPSDLLSNKYFKELLQREREVYDYIIIDTPPLGLVIDGANVAESCDGAVVVIQADANSYKFVQKIMKQLEKSNCRVLGAVLNKVETKHQARYYGKKYKQYYGTSYAADV